The genomic interval GGCGTTGCAAATAGCGCCGCATGCCGGCTGGCCCACAGAACCAGACGCCAGCGCAGTCGTCGGTCGGGATGCGCTGCGGATCCAGCAGCCCGTCCCGGTCGCGGACGATAATGTTCAGGTTGACCCCGGTTTCGCCCGCCAGGTGTTCCAGTGTCTCCCGGTGGATCAGGTCGGTTTCGCTGTTGACGCAATAGAACAGCGTCGTATTCGCTTGTTTAGCCCGGCTGTCGTGCAGATGGTATAGCCATGACAAAAATGGCGTGATACCGATGCCGCCGGCGACCCAGTAGGTTGGTTTATCCGGATGCGCCGGCAGGATGAAATCGCCGTAGGGGCCTTCCACCACCACGTTTTTTCCTATCAGATCGTGCGCGTCAACCAGCGATGCCGTGTAATCCCCCAGTGCTTTGATGGTGATGGTCAATGTCTGGTGATTCGCATCGTACCGGCTGATCGTGAACGGATGCTTACCTTCTTTCGGGTCGGTAGTCAGAAAGATAAATTTGCCGGGTTGATAATGACGGCTAAATGACGCCGGAATATTGATGGTTAATTCTAGCGTTGAATCATTTAATTTATTCGTCGCAGTGATTTTGCCTGGGAAATTATTTCTTTTGCCGATTTGCCCTGCCAGTGAATAAAGCGCAATGGCTGCGGAAATAACGCATAACACCATAATGGCAATACCGAAAGCCGTCCAGCGCATATCGTTATTAATCATATAAAAGGAATGAATCATCCCCAGCAGTGCGATAATTGCGCCAATTTTGTGAATAATGCGGAAGTGTTTATAGGAAATCCATTTAATCAGGCTGACGGCAATGAATATTGTCATGCCATAAAAGGCAATTTCCCCGAATTCATCCATGACCTTGCGCCAGGGATCAAAGGGATGTGGCTGATGGCGGCCTGATGTCACCCATTCCAGCGCGGCGGCGATTTTCGGCAGTTTGGCGAATAACCAGTGCAGCAAAGTGGCGACGCCGGCGCCGATCCCCAGGTATTTGTGCTGGAGATACATTTTGTCCATGCCACCCAGCCGTTTTTCCAGAAATGAGGGGTGGAGCGCCATGAGCAGCAACCCGGCGATGCACAATACCGCAATAAAACCAGTAAGCTGCAACAACATATCGCGCCAATAAAAAAAAGCGGCCAGGGTAGTGACCTCCGGCAGACTCAACGCCCAGATGGTAAGACAGACCAAAAATGACACGGTAATTAACTTCATGATAAAGAACCTCTGAATTTAATAAGATGGTTTTTATTTTTTGGGCGAAACGAAAAGGAATAAATAAATCAATTCGCAACGAGAAAGTAACACTTTGTAATAAATATAGTGGCGGAGGAGGGGGAAGGCTATAGTCAGTCCGGTAAAGTTATGTATTTCATTATCATATCGATGATGTGATTATTTTAATTTGTAACATTATGAAGAATAAAAAAGAATTGTGCAGAATTCTTCATATTTTACGCATAATGATGGGGGGGTAAATAATAATGACTCGTAGAGTCTATCTCAGTAGGTGTTATTCGCATAACCGGTGTGGACTCGAATAACACAGATAAACCGGAACGTACACGAAATACGAGAAGATATCGGGCCCTGCTTGGCCCAAATGACCGGTGAAATAACCCTAATGGAATAGATTTTTATTCTATTTCTCTAAAAAAATATATGCCTTAAATAAGGGAGAGCAGGAAGACCGCAGGTCTACCAATCCCGATGCGTTTATTCCCGTGAGTGATGCGGATGAGTGATGCATCTGCCGGGCGCGGCGTTGAACGCCGCCCGTTGCAGCCCCAAGGGGCGTGGCTCTGGGATGGGCCGAATCATAACGCCAGCGCAACGGGAAAAGGGGATATGCCCTCCGTGTCTCCCCCTCACCATGCGGGCGGTTGAACCCCGGCATATGTGTTGACTCAGGCATTCGGGGCTTTAGTTCAGGAGTCACGATCATTTGCCATGTTGGGGCATGCCTGCGACCGGACGCAAAGCACAAAAATGGCGCAACCGGCGGTGAAAGTGGCTGGTTTTGCACTCCATTCGGTCAAAATTTGTTCTTATGTTTCCCGCAAATTTCTGTTAATCGCCTGTTTTTCATGCATTTCACGATGTCTGAAAAAATGGCACAACAATCGCATTGTTTCTCCTGAAAACTTAACCAAACGGTCAGGATTTTGATTGGACGATCAGATGACATCCGACGTCGGCCATTCCTGTTCAGGAGAAGCACCATGAGCATTCGACAGCAACGCAGTATTGGCGATATTCCCCGGCAGATGGCGTGCGCGGGTCGCCGTTATCCCGATGTTTCTTTTCGTGTGGAGGTGGTGCGATGACAACCCCCCTCTCTGCCGGCATTGATGCGCCGGGTATTCTCTCCGCTCGTCTCGACCCGGCGGACTACGCCGGTAATTTCAGCGACAGCTGCCCGCCGCTGACAGCAATGCAGGCGGTGATCGAGGCCGAACGCTGCTACTACTGTTTCGACGCCCCCTGCACCCGCGCCTGCCCGGCGGATATCGATGTCCCGAGCTTTATTCACCGTATCGCACAGGACAATGCGCGCGGCGCGGCGGAGGTGATTTTGCAGGCCAATGTGCTGGGCGGGATGTGCTCCCGCGTGTGCCCGACGGAGACCCTGTGCGAACAGGCCTGTGTGCGTAATGCGCAGGACGGCAACCCGGTAAAAATAGGATTGCTGCAACGCCACGCGACCGATCGCTATCTGGCTAACCCCGGCAACCCGTTGTTTGTGCGGGCGCCGGACAGCGGAAAAACCGTTGCGGTAGTCGGCGCAGGCCCGGCCGGGTTGACGGTCGCGCACCGGTTGGCGGTGTGCGGCCACCAAGTGGTGGTGTTCGACGCCCGGCCCAAACCCGGCGGCCTCAATGAATATGGACTGGCGGCATACAAAACCACCGAGGATTTCGCCCAGAAGGAGATCGCCTGGCTGTTGTCGATCGGCGGCATTGCGTTGCGCCTCGGCCAGCAGTTAGGGCGGGATTTTACGCTGGATGCGCTGCGGGAAGCGTATGACGCGGTGTTTCTTGGTATGGGGCTTGCTGGCGTTAATGCGCTGGGGATCGACGAACCGCCGCTGGCCGGTGTGCGAGAGGCGGTGGATTTTATCGCCGCATTGCGGCAGGCCGAGGATCTGAGCCAGGTGGCGGTCGGTCGCCAGGTGGTGGTGATCGGCGGTGGTATGACGGCGGTGGATGCGGCGGTGCAGGCGAAAAAACTGGGTGCGCGCGAGGTCACGATGGTCTATCGCCGTGGCGAGACGGCGATGAAAGCCTCAGCGCATGAACAGCAGTGGGCAAAACAGAACGGTGTGGTCATCCGGCATTGGGCGGCGCCGCAGGCGCTGCATGGCGCAGACGGCAAGGTGACAGGCGTGACTTTCCAGGTGATGCAACCGCAGGACGGCGCGCTGACGGCCAGCGGGGAAACCTTCACGCTGGCGGCGGATATGGTGCTCAAAGCGATCGGCCAATGCTACGAGCCGCAACCCGCCGGCGCGGCGCTGGCGTTGAAGAGCGGGCGTATTGCGGTGGATGAACAGGGCCGCACCTCGCTGCCCGGCGTCTGGGCGGGCGGCGACTGCTGCGCCGACGGGCTGGATTTGACCGTGGATGCGGTGCGTCAGGGCAAGCTGGCCGCCAAATCCATCGAGTTGGCGTTGAAAGTCACCGGTCTGGTGGCGGCTAACGATACCTCTTCACTGACTCGTCAGGAGCGTTCCCATGGCTGATTTGAGCACCGAATTTCTGGGTATTAAGAGCCCTAACCCGTTCTGGCTGGCGTCCGCGCCGCCGACGGACAAGGAATACAACGTGGTGCGGGCGTTTGAAGCGGGCTGGGGCGGCGTGGTTTGGAAAACGCTGGGGCTGGATCCGCATGTGGTCAACGTCAGCGGCCCGCGCTACAGCACGCTTCTGGGCGCCGATCGCCGGGTATTGGGGCTCAATAACATCGAGCTGATTACCGACCGGCCGCTGCACGTCAATCTGGAAGAAATCGCCCGGGTTAAACGCAACTGGCCGGATCGCGCCATGATTGTGTCGATCATGGTGCCCTGCGAGGAAGAAGCGTGGAAAGCCATTCTGCCGCTGGTGGAAGAGACCGGCGCCGACGGCATTGAGCTGAACTTCGGCTGTCCGCACGGTATGAGCGAGCGCGGCATGGGGGCGGCGGTGGGGCAGGTGCCGGAATACATCGAAAGAGTGACCCGCTGGTGCAAGCAGTATTGCAGCCTGCCGGTGATCGTCAAGCTGACGCCGAACATCACCGACATCCGTTATCCGGCGCGGGCGGCGAAACGCGGCGGCGCGGACGCGGTATCGCTGATCAACACCATCAACTCGGTGATGGGGGTTGACCTTGACCAGATGCTGATGACGCCGCACACCGGCGGCAAAGGCTCCCACGGCGGTTACTGCGGCCCGGCGGTGAAACCGATCGCGCTCAATATGGTGTCGGAAATCGCCCGCGACCCGGACACGTTCGGCCTGCCGATTTCCGGTATCGGCGGCATTTCCACCTGGCGCGACGCGGCGGAGTTCATCGCGCTGGGTTGCGGCACGGTACAGGTGTGCACCGCGGTGATGGTGCAGGGTTTCCCGATTGTGCGCGACATGATTAGCGGGCTGTCCAACTTTATGGACGAACGCGGCTACCGCTCCATCGAAGCGTTTCGCGGCCGTGCGGTCAGTAGCGTCACCGACTGGCGTTACCTCAATCTGAACCATATCGACAAGGCGGTGATCGACCAGTCGCTGTGTATCAAGTGCGGGCGTTGCCATTTGGCCTGCGAAGACACCTCCCATCAGGCGATCACCCGTCAGAAAAACGGTGAGCGTCATTTTGAAGTGAAAGAAGAGGATTGCGTCGGCTGCAACCTGTGCGTCTCCATCTGCCCGGTGGAAAACTGCATCTCAATGCGCAGCCTGCAACCCGGCGAGGTGGATCTGCGTACCGGCAAGACGGTGAGCGCCGACTACGCCAATTGGACTACCCACCCGAATAACCCGATGGCAACCACGGCAGGCGTGGCCTGAGCACCGCGTGTGGTCAGCACTCTGTGCAATGAGGAGCAATGATGAGCAAATTGTTGATTAAGGGCGGCACGGTGGTGAATGCCGATCGTCAATTCCGTGCCGATGTGTTGTGCGTCGACGGCGTGATTGCGGCGGTGGGCGATATCCCGGCCTCGGACATCGCCGGCGCGGAGGTGGTGGACGCCGGCGGGCTGTACGTGATGCCGGGCGGCATCGACCCGCACACCCATATGAATTTTCCGTTTATGGGCACCACCACGGTGGACGATTTCTACAGCGGCACCGCCGCGGCGCTGGCGGGCGGCACCACCACCATCATCGATTTTGTCATTCCCAATCCGCAGCAACCGCTGATGGAGGCGTATCACACCTGGCGCGGCTGGGCGGAAAAGGCGGCCTCGGATTACAGCTTCCACGTCGCCATTACCTGGTGGGACGACAGCGTGCGGCGTGACATGGGCACGCTGGTGCAGGAAGAAGGGGTCAACAGCTTCAAACACTTTATGGCGTACAAGAACGCCATCATGTGCGACGACGAAACGCTGATGAACAGTTTCCGCCGCTCGCTGGAGCTGGGCGCGATGCCGACGGTGCACGCCGAAAACGGTGAGATGGTTTACCTGCTGCAACAGGAATTGCTCAAGCAGGGTATTACCGGGCCGGAGGGGCACCCATTGTCGCGTCCGCCGGAGGTGGAGGGCGAGGCGGCCAACCGCGCCATCACCATCGCCAGCATCATGGGGGTACCGATCTATGTGGTGCATGTTTCCTGCATCGAGTCGGCAGAGGCGATTGCCCGTGCCAGAGCGCGTGGGCAGCGGGTGTACGGCGAAGTGTTGGCCGGGCATTTGGTGCTCGACGATAGCGTCTACCGCGATGCGGACGCCGCCCGCGCCGCCGCCTACGTCATGAGCCCGCCGTTTCGGCCGAAAGCGCATCAGGACGCGCTGTGGCGCGGGTTGCAGTCCGGGCAGTTGCACACCACCGCGACCGATCACTGTACGTTCTGCGCCAGCCAGAAGGCGGCCGGCCTGGATAATTTCACCAAAATTCCCAACGGTTGCGGCGGCGTCGAAGAGCGCATGGCGGTGATCTGGGATGCGGGCGTCAACAGCGGCCGTCTGACGCCGAGCGAGTTTGTCGCTATCACCTCCGCCAATACCGCGCGGCTGTTCAATATCTATCCGCGCAAAGGCAGCGTATCCGTTGGGGCCGATGCGGATCTGGCGTTATGGGATCCGGCGGGCAGTAAGACGCTGTCGGCCAAAACCCATCATTCTCGTAATGATTTCAATGCGTTTGAAGGCCGTACCGTCAAGGGCATTCCGGCATTTACCGTCAGTCAGGGCGTGGTGGTGTACGCCAACGGCGATCTGCGCGCCCGTGAAGGGGCGGGACGCTATATCAAACGTCCGGCATTTGGGCCGGATTTCAGCGCTGCGGCGCAATGGGAACGTCAGCGGGCGCCGCAGGCGGTGACGCGCTAACGCGAGAGGCCGTCTCCGTCCGGTTGCGGGCGGGGCCGCCATCGTTCAGACAGGGTTTGATTTCACGGTGAGGAAAGAGCAATGACGAGCGATGTACTGACCGCCGCCCAGTGCGGCATCGATACGACCGACCTGCGGGTGGATGGCGACCGGCTGTGGCAGTCGCTGATGGATTTGGCGGTTATCGGCGCCACGCCGAAGGGCGGTGTGTGCCGACTGACGTTGACCGATCTGGATCGGCAAGGGCGCGATTTGGTCGTGGGATGGGGCAACGCCGCCGGGCTATCGGTGGACGTCGATCAGATCGGCAATGTGTTTATGCGCCGTGCCGGGCGCAACAACGCGCTGCCGCCGATTGTCGCCGGCAGCCATATCGACACCCAGCCCACCGGCGGCAAGTTCGATGGTAATTTTGGCGTGTTGGCGGCGCTGGAGGTGATCCGTACCCTCAACGACAGCGGTATTGAAACCGAAGCGCCGGTGGAAATGGTGTTCTGGACCAATGAAGAAGGCTCGCGTTTTGTGCCGGTGATGATGGGTTCCGGGGTGTTCGCCGGGGTTTTCTCGCTGGAGCACGCTTACGCCGCGGTAGATATCGACGGCAAGACGGTAAAGGATGAACTGACGAAGATCGGTTATGCCGGGCCGCAAACGCCGGGCGATCGCCCGATCGGCGCCTATTTTGAAGCGCATATCGAGCAGGGGCCGATCCTGGAGGATGAAGACGTCACGATCGGCGTGGTGCAGGCGGTGCTGGGCATCCGCTGGTATGACTGCGTGGTGACGGGGCAGGAGTCGCACGCCGGCCCGACGCCGATGGCGCTGCGTAAGGATGCGTTGCAGGTGTCCACCCGCATCATGCAGGAAGTGGTGGCGATCGCCGGGCGCTTTGCACCGCATGGCCGCGGGACGGTGGGGATGGTGCAAGTGCATCCCAACAGCCGCAATGTGGTGCCGGGCAGCGTGAAGTTCTCCGTCGATTTTCGCAATATCAACGATGCGCTGGTCGACGAGATGGACGCCGCGCTCAAAGCCTTTATCAGCCAACTGGCGCAGGAAACCGGCCTCGGCATCGAACTGACCCAGGTGTCGCACTACCCGGCGGCGCCGTTCCATCCGGAGTGCAAAGATGCGGTACGCAATGCGGCGCAGCGGCTGGGGTATTCCCACCGGGATATCGTGTCCGGCGCGGGGCACGACGCGGTGTATATGAGCATGCTGGCGCCCACCGGTATGATTTTTATCCCCTGCAAGGACGGCATCAGCCACAACGAGATTGAGTATGCTGCGCCGGAACATGTGACGGCAGGCGCCAATGTGTTGTTGCATGCGATGCTGGAAAAAGCGGGCGTGGTGGGGCGGCGCTGAGCCCGGCCCCCTCTGAATGTGGATCGTCAAAACCCACGACGCCGTTCCTGCCTGCCGGGGACGGCGTTGGTTTTAGTTGCCATGCTTAAACCGGTTGGCGCGGGTCATGACCCAGCCCGTCAGGTTATCTGTGCGCGGTTTGCTTGTGTCCAAACCGGCGGCGTCGATGAGCCGGTGCTTCGTTACTGTAACGGCGAGGCGGGCAGCGCGCCCAGCAGCGTCTCTTCCACCTTTTCAATCATTGCTATATCAAACCCGGCCATGTCGGCGCGAAACGCATCGCTGGACATATAAGCGGCGCCCAGCGCCGGCACATCCGCATTTTCCGGATAGCTGACAAGTGCAATGACCTGACGTTCATGCGCCAGCGGTTGAAACACGCCGTGCGTCTGGATGTGAAACGCTTTCAGGCTCGTGATATGGGCATACCAGATTTCCGCATACTGCGCGGCGGCTTCCGGTGTTTTCAGGGTGTAAGTTCGCAGTTGGAATACTCGCATGGTCGTGCCTCCGTGATGGGTGATGGGTGATGGGTGATGGGATCTGATTATTCAGGCGACAGGATGCGTCGATGAAGCGATTTGAGCTCCCCGTCGACCATGGCGCTAAAAAAACGCACGTATTGCGACAGCAGGCTCCGGTTTTAGGCGGATGGTTTTCAATATGTATCGATAATGTCAATGAAATGAGATGTTTTTGGGTGAAAGGTGATGTGCGTCGGGGTTTGCCGCCAGGCGGGCTTGCATATTATTTGATCTCACGCTGTTTGCCGGCAGGGTTGGCCGCCGGCAAGAAAACTCAAGGAACAACATCAGGTAACTGAAAGCGAGGTGTTATGAAAGCGTTAAGATGGCACGGTCAGAAAGACATTCGTATCGATGACGTTGCAGAAGCTCAGGCAGGGCCGGGACGGGTCAAAATCAAGGTGAAATGGTGCGGTATCTGCGGCACCGATCTGCACGAATACCTTGCCGGGCCGATCTTTATCCCGGTCGAACACCCCCATCCGCTGACCGGTGAAAAAGCGCCCGTGACGCTGGGCCATGAGTTCTGCGGCGAAATCGTGGAAGTCGGCGCCGGTGTCAGCGATTATCACGTCGGGGATCGGGTGACGGTCGAGCCGATTCTGTTCGATCCCAACTCCAAAGCCAGCCGTCAGGGGCTTTACAATCTGTGCGACAAAATGGGCTTTTACGGTCTGGCTGGGATGGGCGGCGGTTTTTCCGAGTATGCGTCGGTGCCGGCATCCATCATTCATCGTCTGCCCGATTCGGTGAGCTATGAGCAAGGCGCGCTCACCGAGCCTGCGGCGGTTGCGGTACATGCGGTGCGGGAAAGCCGTTTCCAGATGGGCGACAAGGCCGCCGTGTTTGGCGCCGGGCCGATCGGATTGCTGGTTGTCGAAGCGCTTAAGGCTGCCGGCGCGCAGGAGATCTATGTCGTCGAGCTGTCGCCGCAGCGCCGGGAAAAGGCGGCCTCGTTGGGCGCCATCGTTATCGACCCTTCCGCGACGGATGCGGTACAGGAGATTGTGGCGCGTACCGACGGCGGCGTCGATGTGGCCTATGAAGTGACCGGCGTGGCGCCGGTATTGCAGCAGAGTATCGACTGCGTGCGTATTCAGGGCGAAACCATGATCGTCAGCGTGTGGGAAAAGGCTGCGCCGATTTACCCCAACCAGATACTGTTTAAAGAACGGCATGTGACGGGGATTATCGGTTATCGCAATGTGTTCCCGGCTACGCTGGCGCTGATGGAAAAAGGTTATTTCAAACCGAAAGACTTCGTGACGCGCCAGATCGCGCTCGACGATGTGATTGAGCAGGGGTTCAACACGTTGATTGCCGATAAGTCCCAGGTGAAGATTCTGGTCTCCCCCGAGAAGTGAGGTAGAGGCAGGCCGTCATGCGGCCTTGTTTTTTAGGTGTTGCCAGCCCCTCGTCATGAGGGGCTGCGTTTATCCGGCGTTCGCCACTGGCTGGCTGCGTCGGTTGTGTCGTCAGCGTTTTTCCTGCCACGCTCGCTCGATTTCTTCCGCCAGAATGCCGACGCCCCGTTCGATTTTTTCCGGTTCCGGCACATAGTTCATGCGCAGGCACTGGTGGGCGTGATCCCATTCCTGCGCCAGGCCGGGGAAAAAGTAATGGCCGGGCACCATCAGTACGCCGCGTTTTTTCAGTCGCTGGTACAGCTCTTCGGTGGTGATCGGCAGGTCGCGCAGCCACAACCACAGGAAAATCGCGCCTTCGGGTTTATGGATCAGACAGCGTTCCGGCGACAGATAGCGGCGGATGATGGCGATAGTCTGTGCGACGCGCTGGCGGTAGAACGGGCGCACCACCTGTTCCGACAGGCGTAGCAGATCGCCGCGACGGATCATCTCAAGGGCAATGGCCGGGCCGATAGAGCCGGGCGCCAGGCTGATGATGCCGTTCATGTTGCCGAGCGCTGCGATCACCGGTTCCGCGGCAATCACAATGCCGCAGCGTGAGCCGGGCAACCCCAGTTTGGACAGGCTCATGCACAGAATGATGTTGGGGTTCCACAACGGTGTGGCGTCGCTGAAGATAATACCGGGAAACGGCACGCCGTAGGCGTTGTCGATCACCAGCGGGATCTGGTGCTGGCGCGCCAGCGCATCCAGATGCTGCACTTCGTCGTCGGTCAGCACGTTGCCGGTGGGATTGGTGGGACGCGAGACGCAGATCATGCCGATGTCATCGGTAATGTTCAGTTGTTCAAAATCAACGTGGTATTTGA from Musicola paradisiaca NCPPB 2511 carries:
- a CDS encoding ferredoxin reductase family protein translates to MKLITVSFLVCLTIWALSLPEVTTLAAFFYWRDMLLQLTGFIAVLCIAGLLLMALHPSFLEKRLGGMDKMYLQHKYLGIGAGVATLLHWLFAKLPKIAAALEWVTSGRHQPHPFDPWRKVMDEFGEIAFYGMTIFIAVSLIKWISYKHFRIIHKIGAIIALLGMIHSFYMINNDMRWTAFGIAIMVLCVISAAIALYSLAGQIGKRNNFPGKITATNKLNDSTLELTINIPASFSRHYQPGKFIFLTTDPKEGKHPFTISRYDANHQTLTITIKALGDYTASLVDAHDLIGKNVVVEGPYGDFILPAHPDKPTYWVAGGIGITPFLSWLYHLHDSRAKQANTTLFYCVNSETDLIHRETLEHLAGETGVNLNIIVRDRDGLLDPQRIPTDDCAGVWFCGPAGMRRYLQRRLGRSALHFEQFDFR
- a CDS encoding NAD(P)-dependent oxidoreductase: MTTPLSAGIDAPGILSARLDPADYAGNFSDSCPPLTAMQAVIEAERCYYCFDAPCTRACPADIDVPSFIHRIAQDNARGAAEVILQANVLGGMCSRVCPTETLCEQACVRNAQDGNPVKIGLLQRHATDRYLANPGNPLFVRAPDSGKTVAVVGAGPAGLTVAHRLAVCGHQVVVFDARPKPGGLNEYGLAAYKTTEDFAQKEIAWLLSIGGIALRLGQQLGRDFTLDALREAYDAVFLGMGLAGVNALGIDEPPLAGVREAVDFIAALRQAEDLSQVAVGRQVVVIGGGMTAVDAAVQAKKLGAREVTMVYRRGETAMKASAHEQQWAKQNGVVIRHWAAPQALHGADGKVTGVTFQVMQPQDGALTASGETFTLAADMVLKAIGQCYEPQPAGAALALKSGRIAVDEQGRTSLPGVWAGGDCCADGLDLTVDAVRQGKLAAKSIELALKVTGLVAANDTSSLTRQERSHG
- the preA gene encoding NAD-dependent dihydropyrimidine dehydrogenase subunit PreA; its protein translation is MADLSTEFLGIKSPNPFWLASAPPTDKEYNVVRAFEAGWGGVVWKTLGLDPHVVNVSGPRYSTLLGADRRVLGLNNIELITDRPLHVNLEEIARVKRNWPDRAMIVSIMVPCEEEAWKAILPLVEETGADGIELNFGCPHGMSERGMGAAVGQVPEYIERVTRWCKQYCSLPVIVKLTPNITDIRYPARAAKRGGADAVSLINTINSVMGVDLDQMLMTPHTGGKGSHGGYCGPAVKPIALNMVSEIARDPDTFGLPISGIGGISTWRDAAEFIALGCGTVQVCTAVMVQGFPIVRDMISGLSNFMDERGYRSIEAFRGRAVSSVTDWRYLNLNHIDKAVIDQSLCIKCGRCHLACEDTSHQAITRQKNGERHFEVKEEDCVGCNLCVSICPVENCISMRSLQPGEVDLRTGKTVSADYANWTTHPNNPMATTAGVA
- the hydA gene encoding dihydropyrimidinase yields the protein MMSKLLIKGGTVVNADRQFRADVLCVDGVIAAVGDIPASDIAGAEVVDAGGLYVMPGGIDPHTHMNFPFMGTTTVDDFYSGTAAALAGGTTTIIDFVIPNPQQPLMEAYHTWRGWAEKAASDYSFHVAITWWDDSVRRDMGTLVQEEGVNSFKHFMAYKNAIMCDDETLMNSFRRSLELGAMPTVHAENGEMVYLLQQELLKQGITGPEGHPLSRPPEVEGEAANRAITIASIMGVPIYVVHVSCIESAEAIARARARGQRVYGEVLAGHLVLDDSVYRDADAARAAAYVMSPPFRPKAHQDALWRGLQSGQLHTTATDHCTFCASQKAAGLDNFTKIPNGCGGVEERMAVIWDAGVNSGRLTPSEFVAITSANTARLFNIYPRKGSVSVGADADLALWDPAGSKTLSAKTHHSRNDFNAFEGRTVKGIPAFTVSQGVVVYANGDLRAREGAGRYIKRPAFGPDFSAAAQWERQRAPQAVTR
- a CDS encoding Zn-dependent hydrolase; protein product: MTSDVLTAAQCGIDTTDLRVDGDRLWQSLMDLAVIGATPKGGVCRLTLTDLDRQGRDLVVGWGNAAGLSVDVDQIGNVFMRRAGRNNALPPIVAGSHIDTQPTGGKFDGNFGVLAALEVIRTLNDSGIETEAPVEMVFWTNEEGSRFVPVMMGSGVFAGVFSLEHAYAAVDIDGKTVKDELTKIGYAGPQTPGDRPIGAYFEAHIEQGPILEDEDVTIGVVQAVLGIRWYDCVVTGQESHAGPTPMALRKDALQVSTRIMQEVVAIAGRFAPHGRGTVGMVQVHPNSRNVVPGSVKFSVDFRNINDALVDEMDAALKAFISQLAQETGLGIELTQVSHYPAAPFHPECKDAVRNAAQRLGYSHRDIVSGAGHDAVYMSMLAPTGMIFIPCKDGISHNEIEYAAPEHVTAGANVLLHAMLEKAGVVGRR
- a CDS encoding NIPSNAP family protein, producing MRVFQLRTYTLKTPEAAAQYAEIWYAHITSLKAFHIQTHGVFQPLAHERQVIALVSYPENADVPALGAAYMSSDAFRADMAGFDIAMIEKVEETLLGALPASPLQ
- a CDS encoding 2,3-butanediol dehydrogenase; amino-acid sequence: MKALRWHGQKDIRIDDVAEAQAGPGRVKIKVKWCGICGTDLHEYLAGPIFIPVEHPHPLTGEKAPVTLGHEFCGEIVEVGAGVSDYHVGDRVTVEPILFDPNSKASRQGLYNLCDKMGFYGLAGMGGGFSEYASVPASIIHRLPDSVSYEQGALTEPAAVAVHAVRESRFQMGDKAAVFGAGPIGLLVVEALKAAGAQEIYVVELSPQRREKAASLGAIVIDPSATDAVQEIVARTDGGVDVAYEVTGVAPVLQQSIDCVRIQGETMIVSVWEKAAPIYPNQILFKERHVTGIIGYRNVFPATLALMEKGYFKPKDFVTRQIALDDVIEQGFNTLIADKSQVKILVSPEK
- a CDS encoding valine--pyruvate transaminase, with product MNFSRFGNKFTRHSGITQLMADLNDGLRTPGAIMLGGGNPAHIPEMDMYFQQLCGDLLAEGKLTEALCNYDGPQGKDALLSALAEMLHQQQGWDIGPQNIALTNGSQSAFFYLCNLFAGRTDDGKLRRVLFPLAPEYIGYADSGVDEDMFVSLRPQIELLPEGQFKYHVDFEQLNITDDIGMICVSRPTNPTGNVLTDDEVQHLDALARQHQIPLVIDNAYGVPFPGIIFSDATPLWNPNIILCMSLSKLGLPGSRCGIVIAAEPVIAALGNMNGIISLAPGSIGPAIALEMIRRGDLLRLSEQVVRPFYRQRVAQTIAIIRRYLSPERCLIHKPEGAIFLWLWLRDLPITTEELYQRLKKRGVLMVPGHYFFPGLAQEWDHAHQCLRMNYVPEPEKIERGVGILAEEIERAWQEKR